A genomic stretch from Camelus ferus isolate YT-003-E chromosome 29, BCGSAC_Cfer_1.0, whole genome shotgun sequence includes:
- the LYPLA1 gene encoding acyl-protein thioesterase 1 has product MCGNNMSVPLPAVVPATRKATAAVIFLHGLGDTGHGWAEAFADIRSAHIKYICPHAPVMPVTLNMNMAMPSWFDIIGLSPDSQEDEPGIKQAAENVKALIEQEVKNGIPSSRIVLGGFSQGGALSLYTALTTQQKLAGVTALSCWLPLQTSFPQGPISGVNRDISILQCHGTLDRLVPLMFGSLTAEKLKTLVNPANVIFRTYEGMMHSSCQQEMMDVKQFIDKLLPPVD; this is encoded by the exons ATGTGCGGCAATAACATGTCTGTCCCGCTGCCCGCCGTCGTGCCCGCCACCCGGAAGGCCACCGCCGCG GTGATTTTCCTTCATGGACTGGGAGATACAGG GCATGGGTGGGCGGAGGCCTTTGCAGATATCAGAAGTGCCCACATCAAGTATATCTGCCCACATGC GCCAGTTATGCCTGTAACATTAAATATGAACATGGCCATGCCTTCTTG GTTTGACATCATTGGGCTTTCACCAGACTCGCAGGAGGATGAGCCTGGAATTAAACAGGCAGCAGAAAATG TAAAAGCTCTGATAGAACAagaggtgaagaacggcattcctTCCAGCAGAATTGTTCTGGGAGGGTTTTCTCAG GGAGGAGCTTTGTCTCTGTACACCGCACTGACCACGCAGCAGAAGCTGGCAGGTGTCACGGCGCTCAGCTGCTGGCTCCCATTGCAGACTTCATTTCCACAG GGTCCTATCAGCGGCGTGAATAGAGACATTTCCATCCTTCAGTGCCATGGAACCTTGGATCGTTTAGTCCCCCTAATGTTTGGTTCTCTTACTGCTGAAAAGCTAAAAACCTTGGTAAATCCAGCCAACGTCATCTTCAGAACCTACGAAGGCATGATGCACAGTTCATGTCAACAG